A region from the Mycobacterium heidelbergense genome encodes:
- a CDS encoding glutamate synthase subunit beta translates to MADPTGFLKYTHRELPKRRPVPLRLRDWNEVYEDFDEETLRHQAARCMDCGIPFCHNGCPLGNLIPEWNDLVRRGRWRDAIERLHATNNFPDFTGRLCPAPCEPACVLGINQDPVTIKQIELEIIDRAFEEGFVVPLPPDKLTGKKVAVVGSGPAGLAAAQQLTRAGHSVTVFERDDRIGGLLRYGIPEFKMEKRVLNRRLDQMRAEGTEFRPGVNVGVDITAEQLRADFDAVVLAGGATAWRDLPIPGRELDGVHQAMEFLPWSNRVQEGDDVLGEDGEPPITAKGKKVVIIGGGDTGADCLGTVHRQGAAAVHQFEIMPRPPDERAQSTPWPTYPLMYRVSSAHEEGGERVFSVNTEEFAGDDGRVTALKAHEVAMRDGKFVKVEGSDFEIEADLVLLAMGFVGPQREGLLTDLGVKLTERGNVARGADYDTSVPGVFVAGDMGRGQSLIVWAIAEGRAAAAGVDRYLMGSTALPAPIKPTAAPLQ, encoded by the coding sequence ATGGCTGATCCCACCGGCTTCCTGAAATACACGCATCGGGAACTGCCGAAGCGCCGGCCTGTCCCGCTGCGGCTGCGCGACTGGAACGAGGTCTACGAGGACTTCGACGAAGAGACCCTGCGGCATCAGGCCGCCCGCTGCATGGACTGCGGTATTCCCTTCTGCCACAACGGCTGTCCGCTGGGCAACCTGATCCCGGAATGGAACGACCTGGTGCGGCGGGGACGCTGGCGCGACGCGATCGAGCGGCTGCACGCCACCAACAACTTTCCGGACTTCACCGGACGGCTGTGCCCGGCGCCGTGCGAGCCGGCGTGCGTGCTGGGCATCAACCAGGATCCGGTGACGATCAAGCAGATCGAGCTGGAGATCATCGACCGCGCCTTCGAAGAAGGCTTTGTGGTGCCGCTGCCCCCGGACAAGCTGACCGGCAAGAAGGTGGCCGTGGTCGGCTCGGGGCCGGCTGGTTTGGCCGCCGCCCAGCAGCTCACCCGCGCCGGCCACAGCGTGACCGTCTTCGAGCGCGACGACCGCATCGGCGGGCTACTGCGCTACGGCATCCCGGAATTCAAGATGGAAAAGCGCGTCCTGAACCGGCGGCTGGACCAGATGCGCGCCGAGGGCACCGAATTCCGGCCCGGCGTCAACGTCGGGGTCGACATCACCGCCGAGCAACTGCGCGCCGACTTCGACGCGGTGGTGCTGGCCGGCGGCGCCACCGCCTGGCGCGACCTGCCCATCCCCGGCCGGGAGCTGGACGGCGTCCACCAGGCGATGGAATTTTTGCCGTGGTCCAACCGCGTTCAGGAGGGCGACGACGTCCTCGGCGAGGACGGCGAGCCGCCGATCACCGCCAAAGGCAAGAAGGTCGTCATCATCGGCGGCGGCGACACCGGGGCCGACTGCCTGGGCACCGTGCACCGGCAGGGCGCGGCCGCCGTGCACCAGTTCGAGATCATGCCGCGCCCGCCGGACGAGCGCGCCCAGTCCACCCCCTGGCCGACCTACCCACTGATGTACCGGGTGTCGTCGGCGCACGAAGAGGGCGGCGAACGGGTGTTCTCGGTCAACACCGAGGAGTTCGCCGGCGACGACGGCCGCGTGACCGCGCTCAAGGCGCACGAGGTGGCCATGCGGGACGGCAAGTTCGTCAAAGTCGAGGGCTCGGACTTCGAGATCGAGGCCGACCTGGTGTTGCTGGCGATGGGATTCGTCGGTCCGCAGAGGGAGGGCCTGCTCACCGACCTCGGGGTGAAGCTCACCGAGCGCGGCAACGTCGCGCGCGGCGCCGACTACGACACCTCGGTCCCCGGTGTTTTCGTTGCCGGTGACATGGGTCGCGGCCAGTCGTTGATCGTTTGGGCGATAGCCGAGGGCAGGGCCGCGGCGGCGGGGGTGGACCGGTATTTGATGGGTTCGACGGCCCTCCCGGCGCCCATCAAGCCAACGGCCGCACCGCTTCAGTAG
- a CDS encoding PHP domain-containing protein — protein MDPVAALRQIAYYKDRSRHDPRRVMAYRNAADIIEGLDDAERERHGQANSWQKLPGIGPKTAKVIDQAWSGREPDLLVELRSAAEDLGGGDVRAALRGDLHLHSNWSDGSAPIDEMMATASALGHEYCALTDHSPRLTIANGLSPERLRAQLDVIDGLRAEFAPMRILTGIEVDILEDGGLDQEPGMLERLDVVVASVHSKLSMDSAAMTRRMINAVSNPHADVLGHCTGRLVSGNRGIRPESKFDAEAVFAACRDHGTAVEINSRPERRDPPTRLLKLALEIGCLFSIDTDAHAPGQLDFLGYGAQRAVDVGVPVDRIVNTWPAERLLEWTGAN, from the coding sequence ATGGACCCGGTAGCTGCTTTGCGGCAGATCGCCTACTACAAGGACCGCAGCCGCCACGACCCCAGGCGGGTGATGGCCTACCGCAACGCCGCCGACATCATCGAGGGTCTCGACGACGCCGAGCGGGAGCGCCACGGCCAGGCCAACAGCTGGCAGAAGCTGCCGGGCATCGGGCCCAAGACCGCGAAGGTCATCGACCAGGCGTGGTCCGGTCGTGAGCCCGACCTGTTGGTCGAATTGCGTTCCGCCGCTGAGGATCTCGGTGGCGGCGACGTCCGTGCCGCGCTGCGCGGGGATCTGCACCTGCATTCGAACTGGTCGGATGGGTCGGCGCCGATCGACGAGATGATGGCGACGGCGTCCGCGCTGGGCCACGAGTACTGCGCGTTGACCGATCATTCGCCGCGGCTGACGATCGCCAACGGGCTGTCGCCGGAGCGGTTGCGCGCGCAGCTCGATGTGATCGATGGGCTGCGCGCCGAGTTCGCGCCGATGCGCATCCTTACCGGGATCGAGGTCGACATCCTCGAGGACGGCGGCCTGGATCAGGAGCCCGGGATGCTGGAGCGCCTGGATGTCGTGGTGGCCAGCGTGCACTCGAAGCTGTCGATGGACTCCGCGGCGATGACCCGCCGGATGATCAACGCCGTGTCCAATCCGCACGCCGACGTGCTCGGCCACTGCACGGGCCGGCTGGTCTCCGGCAACCGCGGCATCCGGCCCGAATCGAAGTTCGACGCCGAGGCGGTGTTCGCCGCCTGCCGGGACCATGGGACGGCGGTGGAGATCAATTCCCGCCCCGAGCGCCGGGACCCGCCGACGCGTCTGCTCAAGCTGGCGCTGGAGATCGGCTGTCTGTTCAGCATCGACACCGACGCGCACGCGCCGGGTCAGCTGGACTTCCTCGGCTACGGCGCCCAGCGCGCGGTGGATGTGGGCGTGCCCGTCGACCGGATCGTCAACACGTGGCCGGCCGAGCGGTTGCTGGAGTGGACGGGTGCGAACTGA
- the dinB gene encoding DNA polymerase IV, whose translation MFVRCDASILHADLDSFYASVEQRDDPALRGRPVIVGGGVVLAASYEAKAYGVRTAMGGAQARRLCPRAVVVPPRMGAYSRASDAVFEVFRDCTPIVEPLSVDEAFLDVGGLRRVSGTPVQIAERLRADVRDRVGLPITVGVARTKFLAKVASQEAKPDGLLLVPPDRELAFLRPLPVRRLWGVGAKTAEKLHAHGITTVADVAELSESMLASLLGAAMGRQLYALSRNIDRRRVTTGVRRRSVGAQRALGRAGNRMSATEVDAVVVNLIDRITGRMRAAGRTGRTVTLRLRFDDFGRATRSHTLPWATSSTPPILAAARQLVAAAEPLIAQRGLTLVGFAVSSIDRSGAQQLLLPFGEASRRDEVDAAIDRVRERYGRSALTPAVLVGRDPGLEMPHLPD comes from the coding sequence CTGTTCGTGCGGTGCGATGCGTCCATCCTGCACGCGGACCTGGACTCCTTCTACGCGTCCGTCGAACAGCGCGACGACCCGGCGCTGCGGGGCCGCCCGGTGATCGTCGGCGGCGGGGTGGTGCTGGCGGCCAGCTACGAGGCCAAGGCCTACGGCGTGCGCACGGCGATGGGCGGGGCGCAGGCGCGGCGCCTGTGCCCGCGCGCCGTGGTGGTGCCGCCCCGGATGGGCGCCTATAGCCGCGCCAGCGACGCCGTGTTCGAGGTGTTTCGCGATTGCACACCGATCGTGGAGCCGCTGTCGGTGGACGAGGCCTTCCTCGACGTCGGCGGCCTGCGCCGGGTCTCCGGCACGCCGGTCCAGATCGCGGAGCGGCTGCGCGCCGACGTGCGCGACCGCGTCGGCCTGCCCATCACCGTCGGCGTCGCCCGGACCAAGTTTCTCGCCAAGGTCGCCAGCCAAGAAGCCAAGCCCGACGGACTCCTGCTGGTGCCGCCCGATCGAGAGCTGGCATTCCTGCGCCCGCTGCCGGTGCGTCGGCTCTGGGGTGTGGGCGCCAAGACCGCCGAAAAACTGCACGCGCACGGCATCACGACCGTCGCCGACGTCGCCGAGCTCAGCGAGTCGATGCTGGCCTCCCTGCTGGGCGCGGCGATGGGCCGCCAGCTGTACGCGCTGTCCCGCAACATCGACCGCCGCCGGGTGACGACCGGTGTGCGTCGCCGGTCCGTGGGCGCCCAGCGGGCGCTGGGTCGCGCCGGGAATCGCATGTCGGCCACCGAGGTCGACGCCGTGGTGGTCAACCTGATCGACCGGATCACCGGCCGGATGCGCGCCGCCGGACGCACCGGGCGCACGGTGACGCTACGCCTGCGGTTCGATGACTTCGGCCGGGCGACGCGGTCGCACACGTTGCCGTGGGCCACGTCGTCGACGCCGCCCATCCTGGCGGCCGCCCGGCAGTTGGTCGCGGCGGCGGAGCCCCTGATCGCGCAGCGCGGGCTGACGCTGGTCGGCTTCGCGGTGTCGAGCATCGACCGCAGCGGCGCCCAGCAGCTGCTGCTGCCGTTCGGCGAGGCATCCCGCCGCGACGAGGTCGACGCGGCGATCGACCGGGTACGGGAACGCTACGGCCGATCCGCGCTCACGCCCGCGGTGCTCGTCGGCCGCGACCCGGGCCTCGAAATGCCGCACCTGCCGGACTAG
- a CDS encoding TetR/AcrR family transcriptional regulator has protein sequence MTTAGQTRALRGRRSMRPSGDDREQAILATAERLLEERSLADISVDDLAKGAGLSRPTFYFYFKSKEAVLLSLLEPVIARADSEFDGAVQRLPTDPRRVWRNGIKAFFTAFATHRPLARAATEALATSSELRATWLGFMQKWIDQTAAMITAERARGAAPETIPAADLATSLNQMNERTMMAALSAETPAVDEDRVVDTLTHIWVTSIYGEPG, from the coding sequence GTGACTACCGCCGGCCAGACTCGTGCCCTGCGTGGCCGCCGTTCCATGCGGCCCTCGGGCGACGACCGCGAGCAGGCGATCCTGGCGACCGCCGAGCGGCTGCTGGAAGAGCGATCGCTCGCCGACATCTCGGTCGACGACCTGGCCAAGGGCGCCGGCCTGTCGCGGCCGACGTTCTACTTCTATTTCAAGTCCAAGGAGGCGGTGCTGCTGTCGCTGCTGGAGCCGGTGATCGCCCGGGCCGATTCCGAGTTCGACGGCGCGGTGCAGCGGCTACCGACGGACCCGCGGCGGGTGTGGCGCAACGGCATCAAGGCGTTCTTCACCGCATTCGCCACGCACCGGCCGCTGGCGCGGGCCGCGACGGAGGCGCTGGCCACCAGCTCGGAGCTGCGGGCGACGTGGTTGGGGTTCATGCAGAAGTGGATCGACCAGACGGCGGCCATGATCACCGCCGAGCGGGCGCGCGGCGCCGCGCCGGAGACCATCCCGGCGGCGGACCTGGCGACGTCGCTGAACCAGATGAACGAGCGCACCATGATGGCCGCCCTGTCCGCCGAGACCCCCGCGGTCGACGAGGACCGGGTCGTCGACACCCTCACCCACATCTGGGTCACCAGCATCTACGGCGAGCCCGGCTAG
- the gltB gene encoding glutamate synthase large subunit, translated as MTPKRVGLYNPAFEHDSCGVAMVVDMHGRRSREIVDKAITALLNLEHRGAQGAEPRSGDGAGILIQVPDAFLRAVVDFELPPPGSYATGIAFLPQSSKDAATACAAVEKIAEAEGLQVLGWRNVPTDDSSLGALSRDAMPTFRQVFMAGASGMTLERRAYVVRKRAEHELGTKGPGQDGPGRETVYFPSLSGQTFVYKGMLTTPQLKAFYLDLQDDRLTSALGIVHSRFSTNTFPSWPLAHPFRRIAHNGEINTVTGNENWMRAREALIKTDIFGSEADVEKLFPICTPGASDTARFDEALELLHLGGRSLAHAVLMMIPEAWERHDSMDPARRAFYQYHASLMEPWDGPASMTFTDGTVIGAVLDRNGLRPSRIWITDDGLVVMASEAGVLDLDPAKVVRRMRLQPGRMFLVDTAQGRIVSDEEIKAELAAAHPYQEWLDKGLVPLEDLPQGDYTRMAHERLVMRQLAFGYTYEELNLLVAPMVRTGAEPIGSMGTDTPVAVLSQRPRMLFDYFQQLFAQVTNPPLDAIREEVVTSLQGTTGGECDLLNPTEESCHQIVLAQPILRNHELAKLVNLNPDDNVHGRPHGMSSKVIRCLYPVAEGGAGLAAAMDEVRAQASAAIAEGARMIILSDRDSDERMAPIPSLLSVAGVHHHLVRERTRTQVGLVVESGDAREVHHMAALIGCGAAAVNPYLAFESIEDMLDRGVLDGAGNGIDRTTALNNYVKAAGKGVLKVMSKMGISTLASYTGAQLFQAVGISEDVLDEYFTGLSCPTGGITLDDIAADVATRHRLAYLDRPDERAHRELEVGGEYQWRREGEYHLFNPETVFKLQHATRTGQYKIFKEYTRLVDDQSERLASLRGLLKFRGDVRPPVPLDEVEPATEIVKRFSTGAMSYGSISAEAHETLAIAMNRLGGRSNSGEGGEDVKRFERDPNGDWRRSAIKQVASARFGVTSHYLTNCSDIQIKMAQGAKPGEGGQLPGHKVYPWVAEVRHSTPGVGLISPPPHHDIYSIEDLAQLIHDLKNANPSARVHVKLVSENGVGTVAAGVSKAHADVVLISGHDGGTGATPLTSQKHAGAPWELGLAETQQTLLLNGLRDRIVVQVDGQLKTGRDVMIGALLGAEEFGFATAPLVVAGCIMMRVCHLDTCPVGVATQNPVLRERFTGKPEFVENFFLFIAEEVREYMAQLGFRTFNEAVGQVASLDTTLARAHWKAHKLDLTPVLHEPESAFMNQDLYCSSRQDHGLDKALDQQLIVMSREALDSGKPVRFSTTIGNVNRTVGTMLGHELTKAYGGQGLPDGTIDITFDGSAGNSFGAFVPRGITLRVYGDANDYVGKGLSGGRIVVRPSDNAPQDYVAEDNIIGGNVILFGATSGEAYLRGVVGERFAVRNSGAHAVVEGVGDHGCEYMTGGKVVILGRTGRNFAAGMSGGVAYVYDPEGELPNNLNTEMVELETLDEDDVEYLHATVQAHVDATDSAVGQRILSDWPAQRRHFVKVMPRDYKRVLQAIAEAERDGVDVDKAIMAAAHG; from the coding sequence AAGATCGCCGAGGCCGAGGGCCTGCAGGTGCTGGGCTGGCGCAACGTGCCCACCGACGACTCGTCGCTGGGCGCGCTGTCCCGCGACGCAATGCCGACCTTCCGGCAGGTGTTCATGGCCGGCGCCTCCGGTATGACGCTGGAGCGCCGCGCCTACGTGGTCCGCAAGCGCGCCGAGCACGAACTCGGCACCAAGGGCCCGGGCCAGGACGGGCCCGGTCGCGAAACCGTCTACTTCCCAAGCCTGTCGGGCCAGACGTTCGTCTACAAGGGCATGCTGACCACCCCGCAGCTCAAGGCGTTTTACCTTGACCTGCAAGACGATCGGCTGACCAGCGCGCTGGGGATCGTGCACTCCCGGTTCTCCACCAACACCTTCCCGTCCTGGCCGCTCGCGCATCCGTTCCGGCGCATCGCCCACAACGGGGAGATCAACACCGTCACCGGGAACGAAAACTGGATGCGGGCCCGCGAGGCGTTGATCAAGACCGACATCTTCGGGTCCGAAGCCGACGTCGAGAAGTTGTTCCCGATCTGCACCCCCGGCGCGTCCGACACCGCGCGCTTCGACGAGGCGCTCGAACTGCTGCACCTGGGCGGGCGCAGCCTGGCCCACGCCGTGTTGATGATGATCCCGGAGGCCTGGGAACGCCACGACTCGATGGATCCCGCGCGGCGGGCGTTCTATCAGTACCACGCCTCGTTGATGGAGCCGTGGGACGGCCCGGCGTCGATGACGTTCACCGACGGCACCGTCATCGGCGCCGTGCTCGACCGAAATGGCTTGCGCCCCTCCCGGATCTGGATCACCGACGACGGCCTGGTGGTGATGGCCTCCGAGGCCGGCGTGCTCGACCTGGACCCGGCGAAGGTGGTCCGCCGGATGCGGCTGCAGCCCGGCCGGATGTTCCTGGTGGACACCGCCCAGGGCCGCATCGTCTCCGACGAGGAGATCAAGGCGGAGCTGGCCGCCGCGCATCCCTACCAGGAGTGGCTCGACAAGGGGCTGGTTCCGCTCGAAGACCTGCCGCAGGGCGACTACACGCGGATGGCCCATGAGCGGCTTGTCATGCGGCAGTTGGCTTTCGGCTATACCTACGAGGAACTCAACCTGCTGGTGGCGCCCATGGTGCGCACCGGCGCCGAGCCGATCGGTTCCATGGGCACCGACACCCCGGTCGCGGTGCTCTCGCAGCGCCCCCGGATGCTGTTCGACTACTTCCAGCAGCTTTTCGCCCAGGTGACCAACCCGCCGCTGGACGCGATCCGCGAGGAGGTGGTGACCAGCCTGCAGGGCACCACCGGCGGGGAGTGCGACCTGCTCAACCCGACCGAGGAGTCCTGTCACCAGATCGTGCTGGCGCAGCCGATCCTGCGTAACCACGAGCTGGCCAAGCTGGTCAACCTCAACCCCGACGACAATGTCCATGGCCGTCCACATGGCATGTCGTCCAAGGTGATTCGCTGTCTGTACCCGGTGGCCGAGGGCGGCGCCGGGCTGGCCGCCGCGATGGACGAGGTGCGTGCGCAGGCGTCGGCGGCGATCGCCGAGGGCGCCCGGATGATCATCCTGTCCGATCGCGACTCCGACGAGCGGATGGCCCCGATACCGTCGCTGCTGTCGGTCGCCGGGGTGCACCACCATCTGGTGCGGGAACGGACCCGCACCCAGGTGGGCCTGGTGGTCGAATCCGGTGATGCCCGCGAGGTGCACCACATGGCGGCGCTGATCGGCTGCGGCGCGGCCGCCGTCAACCCCTACCTCGCGTTCGAGTCGATCGAGGACATGCTCGACCGCGGCGTCTTGGACGGCGCCGGGAACGGGATCGACCGCACGACGGCGTTGAACAATTACGTCAAGGCCGCGGGCAAGGGCGTGCTGAAAGTGATGTCCAAGATGGGCATCTCGACGCTGGCCTCCTACACCGGCGCGCAACTGTTCCAGGCGGTCGGCATCTCCGAGGACGTGCTCGACGAGTACTTCACCGGGCTGAGTTGCCCGACCGGCGGGATCACCCTGGACGACATCGCCGCCGACGTCGCCACCCGCCACAGGCTGGCGTACCTCGACCGGCCCGACGAACGCGCGCACCGCGAGCTCGAGGTGGGCGGCGAGTACCAGTGGCGCCGCGAGGGCGAGTACCACCTGTTCAACCCCGAGACCGTGTTCAAGCTGCAGCACGCGACCCGCACGGGGCAGTACAAGATCTTCAAGGAATACACCCGTCTGGTCGACGACCAGAGCGAGCGGCTGGCGTCGCTGCGCGGGCTGCTCAAGTTCCGCGGCGATGTGCGGCCCCCGGTTCCGCTGGACGAGGTCGAGCCGGCAACCGAAATCGTCAAGCGCTTCTCCACGGGCGCGATGAGCTACGGCTCGATCTCCGCGGAGGCGCACGAGACGCTGGCCATCGCCATGAACCGCCTCGGTGGCCGGTCCAACAGCGGCGAGGGCGGCGAGGACGTCAAGCGGTTCGAGCGCGATCCCAACGGGGACTGGCGGCGCAGTGCGATCAAGCAGGTCGCCTCCGCCCGGTTCGGGGTCACCTCGCACTACCTGACCAACTGCTCCGACATCCAGATCAAGATGGCCCAGGGCGCCAAACCCGGTGAGGGCGGCCAGCTTCCAGGCCACAAGGTGTACCCGTGGGTCGCCGAGGTCCGGCACTCCACGCCCGGCGTCGGGCTGATCTCGCCGCCGCCGCACCACGACATCTACTCCATCGAGGACCTGGCGCAGCTGATCCACGACCTGAAGAACGCCAACCCGTCCGCACGCGTGCACGTCAAGCTCGTGTCGGAGAACGGGGTTGGCACGGTGGCGGCCGGGGTGTCCAAGGCGCACGCCGACGTGGTGCTGATCTCGGGGCACGACGGCGGCACCGGGGCCACCCCGCTGACCTCGCAGAAGCACGCGGGCGCCCCATGGGAGCTAGGGCTGGCCGAGACCCAGCAGACGTTGCTGCTCAACGGGTTACGCGACCGGATCGTGGTCCAGGTGGACGGGCAGCTCAAGACCGGGCGCGACGTGATGATCGGCGCGCTGCTCGGCGCCGAGGAGTTCGGCTTCGCCACCGCCCCGCTGGTGGTGGCGGGCTGCATCATGATGCGGGTGTGCCACCTGGACACCTGCCCGGTCGGCGTGGCCACCCAGAACCCGGTGCTCCGCGAGCGGTTCACCGGCAAGCCCGAGTTCGTCGAGAACTTCTTCCTGTTCATCGCCGAAGAGGTCCGGGAGTACATGGCGCAGTTGGGCTTCCGCACGTTCAACGAGGCCGTCGGGCAGGTGGCGTCGTTGGACACCACCCTGGCGCGGGCGCATTGGAAGGCCCACAAGCTGGACCTGACACCGGTGCTGCACGAGCCGGAGTCGGCGTTCATGAACCAGGACCTGTACTGCAGCTCGCGGCAGGACCACGGCCTGGACAAGGCGCTCGATCAGCAGTTGATCGTGATGAGCCGCGAGGCGCTGGACTCCGGCAAACCGGTCCGGTTCTCCACCACGATCGGCAACGTCAACCGCACGGTGGGCACCATGCTCGGCCACGAGCTGACGAAAGCCTATGGCGGCCAGGGCTTGCCGGACGGGACCATCGACATCACCTTCGACGGATCCGCCGGCAACAGCTTCGGCGCCTTCGTGCCCAGGGGGATCACCCTGCGCGTCTACGGCGACGCCAACGACTACGTCGGCAAGGGCCTGTCCGGTGGCCGGATCGTGGTGCGGCCGTCCGACAACGCGCCGCAGGACTACGTCGCCGAGGACAACATCATCGGCGGCAACGTGATCCTGTTCGGCGCCACCAGCGGCGAGGCCTACCTGCGCGGCGTGGTCGGCGAACGGTTCGCGGTCCGCAACTCCGGCGCCCACGCCGTGGTCGAGGGCGTCGGCGACCACGGTTGCGAGTACATGACCGGCGGCAAGGTCGTCATCCTGGGCCGCACCGGCCGCAACTTCGCGGCGGGCATGTCCGGCGGCGTGGCCTACGTGTACGACCCGGAGGGCGAATTGCCGAACAACCTCAACACCGAAATGGTGGAGCTCGAGACCCTCGACGAGGACGACGTGGAGTACCTGCACGCCACCGTCCAGGCGCACGTCGACGCCACCGATTCCGCGGTGGGACAGCGGATCCTGTCCGATTGGCCGGCGCAGCGGCGACATTTCGTCAAGGTGATGCCACGGGACTACAAGCGGGTGCTGCAGGCCATCGCCGAGGCGGAACGCGACGGCGTGGATGTCGACAAGGCGATCATGGCGGCCGCGCATGGCTGA
- the vapC gene encoding type II toxin-antitoxin system VapC family toxin: MIVDTSVWIEFLTTSESLASRWLADRIAANSQVIVPEVVMMELLIGTTDESKAIRRRRLLQRFNIEPFAPVRDAEDAAAIHRRCRRGGDTVRSLIDCQVAAMALRIGVTVAHRDRDYEVIRTHCGLQTEPLF; the protein is encoded by the coding sequence ATGATCGTCGACACGTCGGTCTGGATTGAATTTCTGACCACCTCTGAGTCGCTCGCCAGCCGCTGGCTAGCAGATCGCATTGCCGCCAACTCGCAGGTGATCGTCCCTGAGGTCGTGATGATGGAACTGCTGATCGGTACGACCGACGAGTCCAAGGCAATACGGCGGAGGCGACTACTGCAACGGTTCAATATCGAGCCGTTTGCCCCCGTGCGGGACGCAGAAGATGCGGCCGCTATCCACCGGCGCTGTCGTCGCGGTGGTGACACCGTACGCAGCCTGATCGATTGCCAGGTGGCCGCGATGGCGCTGCGGATCGGGGTCACTGTGGCACATCGTGATCGTGATTACGAGGTGATCCGCACGCATTGCGGACTACAAACCGAGCCCTTGTTCTGA
- a CDS encoding LLM class F420-dependent oxidoreductase, whose translation MRFAFKTSPQNTTWADMLAVWQAADDIDVYESGWTFDHFYPIFSDSDGPCLEGWTTLTALAQATKRLRLGTLVTGIHYRHPAVLANMAAALDIISNGRLELGIGAGWNEEESGAYGIELGSIKERFDRFEEACEVLTSLLSHETTDFDGTYYQLKAARNEPTGVQRPHPPICIGGSGEKRTLRITARYAQHWNFVGGPPELFAHKRDVLASHCADIGRDPKEITLSAHLGLGPDRDYGKVIADAAGLAAEGLDLGIVYLSPPHDPAVLEPLAEAIRDSGLLSPR comes from the coding sequence ATGCGATTCGCGTTCAAAACCTCACCGCAAAACACCACCTGGGCCGACATGCTGGCCGTCTGGCAGGCCGCCGACGACATCGACGTCTACGAGTCCGGGTGGACCTTCGACCACTTCTACCCGATCTTCTCCGACAGCGACGGGCCCTGCCTGGAGGGCTGGACGACGCTGACCGCGCTGGCGCAGGCCACCAAGCGGCTGCGGCTGGGGACGCTGGTCACCGGCATCCACTACCGACACCCCGCGGTGCTGGCCAACATGGCCGCGGCACTGGACATCATCTCGAACGGGCGGCTGGAGCTGGGAATCGGCGCGGGGTGGAACGAGGAGGAGTCCGGTGCCTACGGCATCGAGCTCGGCTCCATCAAGGAACGCTTCGACCGGTTCGAGGAGGCCTGCGAGGTGCTGACCAGCCTGCTGAGCCACGAGACTACCGACTTCGACGGCACGTACTACCAACTCAAGGCCGCCCGCAACGAGCCCACGGGCGTGCAGCGCCCGCACCCGCCGATCTGCATCGGCGGTAGCGGGGAGAAACGCACGCTGCGGATCACCGCCCGCTACGCCCAGCATTGGAACTTCGTCGGCGGCCCGCCGGAGCTATTCGCCCACAAGCGCGACGTGCTCGCCTCACACTGCGCGGACATCGGGCGCGATCCGAAGGAAATCACCCTGTCGGCCCATCTCGGCCTGGGGCCGGACCGCGACTACGGGAAGGTCATCGCGGACGCGGCCGGGCTGGCCGCCGAAGGCCTGGACCTCGGGATCGTCTACCTCTCGCCGCCGCACGACCCCGCCGTCCTGGAACCGCTGGCGGAGGCGATCCGGGATTCGGGGCTGTTGTCACCCCGATAG
- a CDS encoding type II toxin-antitoxin system VapB family antitoxin, with product MSRTNIEINDELVAAAQRMYRLDSKRSAVDLALRRLVGEPLDRDEALALQGSGFDFTNDEIESFSDTGIGLADQS from the coding sequence ATGTCGCGGACCAACATCGAAATCAACGACGAACTTGTGGCCGCCGCGCAGCGAATGTATCGACTGGATTCGAAGCGGAGTGCCGTTGACCTCGCACTGCGCAGGCTCGTGGGTGAACCGTTAGACCGCGATGAGGCGTTGGCACTCCAGGGCAGCGGTTTCGATTTCACCAATGATGAGATCGAATCGTTTTCGGACACGGGCATAGGCCTCGCAGACCAGTCTTAG